In the bacterium genome, ACGCGTACCTGGATCCGCGCATCCGGTACTGAACCGTGGCCGAGCTCCTGCCTCCGGTCGCGGGCCCCCTGCCGGGCAGTCCGGCGGCCACGGCGCGCCGGTGGATCGCGCTGCGCCGCGCCGCTGGTGCCGTGCGCGGGTCGAAGGCCGCCACGGTCGGGGCCGCGATCCTCGCCGTGCACCTCGTGCTGGCGGTCCTGGGGCCCGCGCTCGCGCCGTATCCGTACACCGCGTTTCACATGACGCACCTGCTCGAGGCGCCGTCCCGGCAGTTCTTGGCGGGCACGGACCAGTTCGGCCGCGACCAGTTGAGCCGCGTCATGTGGGGGGCGCGCGGCACGCTGACGCTCGCCGCCGTCAGCACCATGCTTGGCGAAACGCTCGGCGTGACGGTCGGCCTCGCCGGCGGCTACTATCGCGGGGTGGTGGACGAGGTACTGATGCGCACGATGGATGCGCTGATGGCCTTTCCGTCGATTCTGCTCGCCATGCTGATCCTGACCAGCCTCGGCCACAGCCCGGCGTACGTGGTAATCGGCATCTCCGTCGTCTTCATGCCGCGCGCGGCGCGAGTGCTGCGCGGCGTGGTGTTGAGCCTCGCCTCGTCCGAGTTCGTCGACGCGGCGCGCCTGCGGGGGGAGCGCGGTTGGTACATCCTCTTTCGCGAGTTGCTGCCCAACGCGTGGACGCCTATCATCGTCGACAGCACCATTCGCTTCAGTTACGCGATCCTGCTCGCCACATCGCTCGGCTTCCTCGGCCTGGGCGCCGCACCGCCGAGTCCCGACTGGGGCCTCATGATCAACGAGGCGCTACCGTTTCTCAACCAGGCGCCGTGGCTCGCGCTCCTGCCGTCGCTTGCGATTTCGAGCGCGGTCGTGGGCGCGAATCTGCTGGGCGACGGCATCCAGGCAAGCCTGCGGCCGGAGTAGCGC is a window encoding:
- a CDS encoding ABC transporter permease; translation: MAELLPPVAGPLPGSPAATARRWIALRRAAGAVRGSKAATVGAAILAVHLVLAVLGPALAPYPYTAFHMTHLLEAPSRQFLAGTDQFGRDQLSRVMWGARGTLTLAAVSTMLGETLGVTVGLAGGYYRGVVDEVLMRTMDALMAFPSILLAMLILTSLGHSPAYVVIGISVVFMPRAARVLRGVVLSLASSEFVDAARLRGERGWYILFRELLPNAWTPIIVDSTIRFSYAILLATSLGFLGLGAAPPSPDWGLMINEALPFLNQAPWLALLPSLAISSAVVGANLLGDGIQASLRPE